The following are from one region of the Escherichia sp. E4742 genome:
- the cheZ gene encoding protein phosphatase CheZ encodes MMQPSIKPADENSAGDIIARIGSLTRMLRDSLRELGLDQAIAEAAEAIPDARDRLYYVVQMTAQAAERALNSVEASQPHQDHMEKSAKALTQRWDDWFADPIDLADARELVTDTRQFLADVPTHTGFTNAQLLEIMMAQDFQDLTGQVIKRMMDVIQEIERQLLMVLLENIPEQDARPKRESQSLLNGPQVDTSKAGVVASQDQVDDLLDSLGF; translated from the coding sequence ATGATGCAACCATCAATTAAACCTGCTGATGAAAATTCTGCTGGCGATATCATTGCGCGCATCGGCAGCCTGACGCGTATGCTGCGCGATAGTCTGCGGGAGCTGGGGCTGGACCAGGCCATTGCAGAAGCGGCGGAAGCCATCCCCGATGCCCGCGATCGTTTGTACTACGTTGTGCAGATGACTGCCCAGGCTGCGGAGAGGGCTCTGAATAGTGTTGAGGCCTCACAACCGCATCAGGATCACATGGAGAAGTCAGCAAAAGCGTTAACCCAACGCTGGGATGACTGGTTTGCCGATCCCATTGACCTTGCCGACGCTCGCGAACTGGTGACCGATACACGGCAATTTTTGGCGGATGTGCCGACGCATACCGGTTTTACCAATGCGCAGTTGCTGGAAATCATGATGGCGCAGGATTTTCAGGACCTCACCGGGCAGGTCATTAAACGAATGATGGATGTCATTCAGGAGATTGAACGCCAGTTGCTAATGGTGCTGCTGGAAAATATCCCGGAACAGGATGCACGTCCGAAACGTGAAAGCCAGAGTTTGCTGAATGGACCACAGGTTGATACCAGCAAAGCCGGTGTGGTAGCCAGTCAGGACCAGGTGGACGATTTGTTGGACAGCCTTGGATTCTGA
- the cheB gene encoding protein-glutamate methylesterase/protein glutamine deamidase, which produces MSKIRVLSVDDSALMRQIMTEIINSHSDMEMVATAPDPLVARDLIKKFNPDVLTLDVEMPRMDGLDFLEKLMRLRPMPVVMVSSLTGKGSEVTLRALELGAIDFVTKPQLGIREGMLAYSEMIAEKVRTAARASLTAHKPLSAPTTLKAGPLLSSEKLIAIGASTGGTEAIRHVLQPLPLSSPALLITQHMPPGFTRSFADRLNKLCQIGVKEAEDGERVLPGHAYIAPGDRHMELARSGANYQIKIHDGPAVNRHRPSVDVLFHSVAKQAGRNAVGVILTGMGNDGAAGMLAMRQAGAWTLAQNEASSVVFGMPREAINMGGVCEVVDLSQVSQQMLAKISAGQAIRI; this is translated from the coding sequence ATGAGCAAAATCAGGGTGTTGTCGGTCGATGACTCGGCACTGATGCGCCAGATAATGACAGAAATCATCAATAGTCATAGTGACATGGAAATGGTAGCGACGGCTCCCGATCCTCTGGTCGCGCGTGATTTGATTAAGAAATTCAATCCTGATGTGCTGACGCTGGACGTCGAAATGCCGCGTATGGACGGACTGGATTTCCTCGAAAAATTAATGCGTTTGCGACCGATGCCAGTAGTGATGGTTTCTTCTCTGACTGGCAAAGGCTCCGAAGTCACGCTGCGTGCTCTGGAGTTGGGGGCGATAGATTTTGTCACCAAACCGCAACTGGGGATCCGCGAAGGAATGCTGGCGTATAGCGAAATGATTGCCGAAAAGGTGCGTACGGCAGCAAGGGCAAGCCTTACTGCGCATAAACCGTTATCGGCACCGACAACGCTGAAGGCCGGACCGCTCTTGAGTTCAGAAAAGCTGATTGCGATTGGCGCCTCAACGGGGGGAACTGAGGCGATTCGTCACGTATTGCAACCGTTGCCGCTTTCCAGCCCGGCACTGTTAATTACCCAGCATATGCCGCCCGGTTTTACCCGCTCTTTTGCCGACAGACTTAATAAGCTGTGCCAAATCGGCGTGAAAGAAGCCGAGGACGGAGAACGCGTCTTGCCGGGGCATGCCTATATCGCCCCGGGCGATCGGCATATGGAACTGGCGCGTAGCGGCGCGAATTATCAAATCAAAATTCACGATGGTCCGGCGGTTAATCGCCATCGGCCATCGGTAGATGTGTTGTTCCATTCTGTGGCCAAACAGGCGGGGCGTAATGCGGTTGGGGTGATCCTCACCGGCATGGGCAACGACGGCGCGGCGGGAATGTTAGCAATGCGTCAGGCGGGGGCATGGACTCTTGCGCAAAATGAAGCAAGCAGCGTGGTGTTCGGCATGCCGCGCGAGGCCATCAATATGGGTGGCGTCTGCGAAGTGGTCGATCTTAGCCAGGTAAGCCAGCAAATGCTGGCAAAAATCAGTGCCGGACAGGCGATACGTATTTAA
- the flhD gene encoding flagellar transcriptional regulator FlhD, which yields MHTSELLKHIYDINLSYLLLAQRLIVQDKASAMFRLGINEEMATTLATLTLPQMVKLAETNQLICQFRFDSHQTVNQLTQDSRVDDLQQIHTGIMLSTRLLNDVNQPEEVQRKKRA from the coding sequence ATGCATACCTCCGAGTTGCTGAAACATATTTATGACATCAATTTGTCATATTTACTTCTTGCACAGCGTCTGATCGTTCAGGACAAAGCGTCCGCCATGTTTCGTCTCGGTATTAATGAAGAAATGGCAACAACGCTGGCGACGCTGACTCTTCCACAAATGGTTAAACTGGCCGAAACCAATCAACTGATTTGTCAATTCCGCTTTGACAGCCACCAGACTGTTAACCAACTGACGCAGGATTCCCGTGTTGACGATCTCCAGCAAATTCATACCGGCATTATGCTCTCCACGCGTTTGTTGAATGATGTTAATCAGCCCGAAGAAGTACAACGTAAGAAAAGGGCCTGA
- the cheA gene encoding chemotaxis protein CheA, translating to MSMDISDFYQTFFDEADELLADMEQHLLNLQPEAPDAEQLNAIFRAAHSIKGGAGTFGFSVLQETTHLMENLLDEARRGEMLLNTDIINLFLETKDIMQEQLDAYKQSQEPDAASFDYICKALRQLAIESKGESTPAMARLSVVAKSEPQDEQGNSESPRRILLSRLKAGEADLLEEELEHLTTLTDVVKAADSLSAILPGDIAEDDIKAVLCFVIEADQIAFETVESAPKISPPPVLKLAAEQAPAGRVEREKPTRGSESTSIRVAVEKVDQLINLVGELVITQSMLAQRSSELDPVNHGDLITSMGQLQRNARDLQESVMSIRMMPMEYVFSRYPRLVRDLAGKLGKQVELTLVGSSTELDKSLIERIIDPLTHLVRNSLDHGIELPEKRLATGKDSVGNLILSAEHQGGNICIEVTDDGAGLNRERILEKAASQGLSVSDNMTDDEVAMLIFAPGFSTAEQVTDVSGRGVGMDVVKRNIQEMGGHVEIQSKQGVGTTIRILLPLTLAILDGMSVRVADEVFILPLNAVMESLQPREADLHPLAGGERVLEVRGEYLPIVELWKVFNVAGAKTEATEGIVVILQSGGRRYALLVDQLIGQHQVVVKNLESNYRKVPGISAATILGDGSVALIVDVSALQAINREQRMANTAA from the coding sequence GTGAGCATGGATATAAGCGATTTTTATCAGACATTTTTTGATGAAGCGGACGAACTGTTGGCCGATATGGAGCAGCATCTGCTGAATTTACAGCCAGAAGCGCCAGATGCCGAACAATTGAATGCCATCTTTCGTGCGGCCCACTCCATCAAAGGAGGGGCGGGAACCTTTGGCTTTAGCGTATTGCAGGAAACCACGCATCTGATGGAAAACCTGCTCGACGAAGCCAGACGCGGTGAAATGCTGCTTAACACCGACATTATCAATCTGTTTTTGGAAACGAAGGACATCATGCAGGAACAGCTCGACGCTTATAAACAGTCGCAAGAGCCGGATGCCGCCAGTTTTGACTATATCTGCAAGGCCTTGCGTCAACTGGCAATTGAATCGAAAGGCGAATCGACACCCGCTATGGCCCGGTTAAGTGTGGTTGCCAAAAGTGAACCGCAAGATGAACAGGGTAACAGTGAGTCGCCGCGACGAATTCTACTTTCGCGTCTGAAAGCGGGAGAAGCCGATCTGCTGGAAGAAGAGCTGGAGCATCTGACAACGTTGACTGATGTGGTGAAAGCCGCTGATTCTCTTTCGGCAATATTACCGGGCGACATCGCGGAAGATGATATTAAAGCGGTGCTCTGTTTTGTGATTGAGGCCGATCAGATTGCCTTTGAAACAGTAGAATCCGCGCCAAAAATATCCCCGCCACCGGTACTTAAACTGGCAGCCGAACAAGCGCCAGCAGGACGTGTGGAACGGGAAAAACCGACGCGCGGTAGCGAATCTACCAGTATCCGCGTGGCGGTTGAGAAGGTTGATCAGCTGATTAACCTCGTTGGCGAACTGGTGATTACTCAGTCAATGCTGGCCCAGCGCTCCAGTGAACTGGACCCGGTGAATCATGGGGATTTGATTACCAGCATGGGGCAGTTACAACGTAACGCCCGCGATTTGCAGGAATCAGTGATGTCGATTCGCATGATGCCGATGGAATATGTCTTTAGCCGCTATCCCCGGTTGGTGCGTGACCTGGCGGGTAAACTTGGCAAACAGGTGGAGCTGACGCTGGTGGGCAGTTCCACCGAACTCGACAAGAGTCTGATAGAACGCATTATCGATCCTCTGACCCACCTGGTACGCAATAGCCTCGACCATGGTATTGAATTGCCGGAAAAACGACTTGCTACGGGCAAAGATAGCGTTGGAAATTTAATCCTGTCTGCGGAACACCAGGGGGGCAACATCTGCATCGAAGTGACCGACGATGGCGCGGGGCTTAATCGAGAGCGGATTCTGGAAAAAGCCGCCTCGCAAGGTCTGAGCGTTAGCGACAACATGACTGACGACGAAGTGGCGATGTTGATATTCGCCCCTGGTTTTTCCACGGCGGAGCAGGTCACCGATGTCTCCGGGCGCGGCGTCGGCATGGATGTCGTTAAACGTAATATCCAGGAGATGGGTGGCCACGTTGAAATCCAGTCGAAGCAGGGCGTTGGCACCACAATCCGCATTTTACTGCCGCTAACGCTGGCGATCCTTGATGGCATGTCGGTACGCGTTGCTGACGAAGTTTTCATTCTGCCGCTGAACGCCGTCATGGAATCACTACAACCTCGTGAAGCCGATCTCCATCCACTGGCAGGCGGCGAGCGAGTACTGGAAGTGCGTGGTGAATATCTGCCCATCGTCGAACTGTGGAAAGTGTTCAACGTCGCAGGCGCGAAAACCGAAGCTACAGAGGGGATTGTTGTCATCCTGCAAAGTGGCGGTCGCCGCTACGCCTTGCTGGTGGATCAGTTAATTGGTCAACATCAGGTGGTGGTTAAAAACCTTGAAAGTAACTATCGCAAAGTCCCTGGCATTTCTGCTGCAACCATTCTTGGCGACGGCAGCGTGGCACTGATTGTTGATGTCTCCGCCTTGCAGGCGATAAACCGCGAACAACGTATGGCGAATACTGCCGCCTGA
- the flhC gene encoding flagellar transcriptional regulator FlhC, whose translation MSEKSIVQEARDIQLAMELITLGARLQMLESETQLSRGRLIKLYKELRGSPPPKGMLPFSTDWFMTWEQNVHASMFCNAWQFLLKTGLCNGVDAVIKAYRLYLEQCPQAENGPLLALTRAWTLVRFVESDLLQLSSCNCCGGNFITHAHQPVGSFACSLCQPPSRAVKRRKLSQNPADIIPQLLDEQRIQAV comes from the coding sequence ATGAGTGAAAAAAGCATTGTTCAGGAAGCCCGTGATATTCAACTCGCCATGGAGTTGATAACCCTCGGTGCTCGTTTGCAGATGCTGGAAAGCGAAACACAATTAAGTCGCGGACGCCTGATCAAACTCTATAAAGAGCTGCGCGGAAGCCCGCCGCCGAAAGGTATGTTGCCGTTTTCCACCGACTGGTTTATGACCTGGGAACAAAATGTCCATGCGTCGATGTTCTGTAATGCATGGCAGTTTTTACTGAAAACCGGGTTATGTAATGGTGTTGATGCGGTAATCAAAGCCTATCGTTTATACCTTGAACAGTGCCCACAAGCCGAAAACGGACCACTGCTGGCGCTAACCCGCGCCTGGACTCTGGTGCGATTTGTCGAAAGTGATTTACTACAACTTTCCAGCTGCAACTGCTGCGGTGGTAATTTTATCACCCATGCTCATCAACCTGTCGGCAGTTTTGCCTGCAGCTTATGTCAACCGCCATCGCGCGCCGTAAAAAGACGTAAACTTTCTCAGAACCCTGCCGATATTATCCCTCAACTGCTGGATGAACAGAGAATACAGGCTGTTTAA
- the uspC gene encoding universal stress protein UspC: MSYANILVAVAVSPESQQLLAKAVSIARPVNGRISLITLASDPEMYNQLAAPMLEDLRSVMHEETQNFLDKLIQDAGYPVEEKFIAYGELSEHILAVCRKHKFDLVICGNHNHSFFSRASCSAKSVIASSEVDVLLVPLKGD, encoded by the coding sequence ATGAGTTACGCCAATATTCTTGTTGCCGTTGCTGTCTCACCGGAAAGCCAGCAACTGTTAGCAAAAGCGGTATCTATCGCCCGTCCCGTTAATGGGCGTATCAGTTTAATCACCCTCGCGTCCGATCCAGAAATGTACAATCAATTAGCCGCGCCGATGCTTGAGGATTTACGCAGTGTGATGCATGAAGAAACACAAAACTTTCTGGACAAATTAATTCAGGATGCTGGATATCCCGTTGAAGAAAAGTTTATAGCTTATGGAGAGTTGAGCGAACATATTCTGGCGGTATGCCGTAAACATAAATTCGATTTGGTGATTTGCGGTAATCATAATCACAGTTTCTTTTCGCGAGCATCCTGCTCTGCGAAAAGTGTGATTGCCTCAAGTGAGGTTGATGTGCTGTTGGTTCCGCTTAAGGGAGATTAA
- the cheW gene encoding chemotaxis protein CheW, translating into MTGMTNVTKLASEPSGQEFLVFTLGDEEYGIDILKVQEIRGYDQVTRIANTPAFIKGVTNLRGVIVPIIDLRIKFSQVDVEYNDNTVVIVLNLGQRVVGIVVDGVSDVLSLTTEQIRPAPEFTVTLSTEYLTGLGALGDRMLILVNIEKLLNSEEMALLDSTASEVA; encoded by the coding sequence ATGACCGGTATGACAAATGTAACAAAGCTGGCCAGCGAACCGTCAGGCCAGGAGTTTCTGGTATTTACCCTCGGTGACGAAGAGTACGGTATCGATATTCTGAAAGTGCAGGAGATCCGTGGCTACGATCAGGTTACGCGGATTGCCAATACACCCGCGTTTATCAAAGGCGTCACTAATCTGCGCGGCGTGATTGTGCCAATTATCGATTTGCGTATTAAGTTCAGCCAGGTGGATGTGGAGTACAACGATAACACGGTGGTTATCGTTCTGAATCTTGGGCAGCGGGTGGTCGGCATTGTGGTAGATGGCGTTTCAGATGTTCTTTCGTTGACGACGGAACAAATTCGCCCGGCACCGGAATTTACTGTGACGCTTTCCACAGAATACCTCACCGGCCTGGGCGCGCTGGGCGATCGCATGCTAATTCTGGTTAATATCGAAAAACTGCTGAATAGCGAAGAGATGGCGCTGTTGGATAGCACGGCATCAGAAGTCGCATAA
- the tar gene encoding methyl-accepting chemotaxis protein II, whose amino-acid sequence MINRIRVVTLLVMVLGVFALLQLISGSLFFSSLHHSQKSFVVSNQLREQQSELTSTWDLMLQTRINLSRSAVRMMMDSSNQQSNAKVELLDSARKTLAQAATHYKKFKSMAPLPEMVATSRNIDEKYKNYHTALTELIDYLDYGNTGAYFAQPTQGMQNAMGEAFAQYALSSEKRYQDIVTDNADDYRFAQWQLAVIALVVVLILLVAWYGIRRMLLNPLAKIISHIREIAGGNLANTLSIAGRSEMGDLAQSISHMQGSLTDTVNHVREGSDAIYAGTREIAAGNTDLSSRTEQQASALEETAASMEQLTATVKQNADNARQASQLAQSASDTAQHGGKVVDGVVKTMHEIADSSQKIADIISVIDGIAFQTNILALNAAVEAARAGEQGRGFAVVAGEVRNLASRSAQAAKEIKALIEDSASRVDTGSVLVESAGETMTNIVNAVTRVTDIMGEIASASDEQSRGIDQVALAVSEMDRVTQQNASLVQESAAAAAALEEQASRLTQAVSTFRLTARSHTNKQQSQSRPGTEQPPAQPRLRITEQDPNWETF is encoded by the coding sequence ATGATTAACCGTATCCGCGTAGTCACGCTGTTGGTAATGGTGCTGGGGGTATTCGCACTGTTACAGCTTATTTCCGGAAGTCTGTTTTTTTCTTCTCTTCACCATAGCCAGAAAAGTTTTGTCGTTTCCAATCAATTACGGGAACAACAGAGCGAGCTGACCTCAACCTGGGATTTAATGCTGCAAACGCGCATTAATCTGAGTCGTTCAGCCGTGCGGATGATGATGGATTCATCCAATCAGCAAAGTAACGCCAAAGTTGAATTGCTTGATAGCGCCAGGAAAACATTGGCCCAGGCAGCGACGCATTATAAAAAATTCAAAAGCATGGCACCGTTACCGGAAATGGTCGCTACCAGTCGTAATATCGATGAAAAATATAAAAACTATCACACAGCATTAACAGAACTGATTGATTATCTTGATTATGGCAATACTGGAGCCTATTTCGCTCAGCCAACCCAGGGAATGCAAAATGCGATGGGCGAAGCCTTTGCCCAGTACGCCCTCAGTAGTGAAAAACGGTATCAAGATATCGTCACTGACAACGCGGATGATTACCGATTTGCCCAGTGGCAACTGGCGGTTATCGCGCTGGTGGTGGTATTGATTCTGCTGGTGGCGTGGTACGGCATCCGCCGCATGCTACTTAACCCGTTAGCGAAGATCATTTCTCACATCCGAGAAATTGCTGGTGGCAATCTGGCGAATACCCTCAGCATTGCCGGGCGCAGTGAAATGGGCGACCTGGCACAGAGCATTTCACATATGCAAGGTTCTCTGACTGACACGGTCAACCATGTGCGAGAAGGTTCAGACGCTATCTATGCTGGTACACGTGAAATTGCTGCGGGTAATACCGATCTTTCCTCCCGTACTGAACAGCAGGCTTCGGCGCTGGAAGAAACGGCCGCCAGCATGGAACAGCTCACTGCAACGGTGAAACAGAACGCCGATAACGCCCGTCAAGCCTCACAGTTGGCGCAAAGTGCCTCCGACACTGCTCAGCATGGTGGCAAAGTAGTGGACGGTGTGGTGAAAACCATGCACGAAATTGCCGACAGTTCGCAGAAAATTGCCGACATTATTAGCGTTATTGATGGCATTGCTTTCCAGACCAATATCCTGGCACTGAACGCGGCTGTTGAAGCCGCCCGAGCAGGGGAACAGGGGCGTGGTTTTGCCGTGGTGGCGGGCGAAGTGCGTAATCTCGCCAGTCGCAGCGCCCAGGCGGCAAAAGAGATCAAAGCGCTGATTGAAGATTCCGCTTCCCGCGTTGATACCGGTTCGGTGCTGGTAGAAAGTGCCGGGGAAACCATGACTAATATTGTCAATGCCGTCACCCGTGTTACCGACATTATGGGCGAGATTGCCTCGGCATCGGACGAACAGAGTCGCGGTATCGATCAAGTGGCGTTGGCAGTGTCGGAAATGGATCGCGTCACCCAACAAAACGCATCGCTGGTGCAGGAGTCTGCCGCGGCGGCGGCGGCCCTTGAAGAGCAGGCCAGCCGTTTAACGCAAGCAGTTTCCACATTCCGTCTGACTGCCCGCTCGCATACGAATAAACAACAATCACAATCCCGCCCTGGTACTGAACAACCCCCCGCACAGCCGCGACTGCGTATTACTGAACAAGATCCAAACTGGGAAACATTTTGA
- the cheR gene encoding protein-glutamate O-methyltransferase CheR, with protein sequence MTSSLPCGQTSLLLQMTERLALSDAHFRRISQLIYQRAGIVLADHKRDMVYNRLVRRLRSLGLADFGHYLNLLESNQHSGEWQAFINSLTTNLTAFFREGHHFPLLAEHARHASGEYRVWSAAASTGEEPYSIAMTLADTLGTAPGRWKVFASDIDTEVLEKARSGIYRHEELKNLTPQQLQRYFMRGTGPHQGLVRVRQALANSIDFSPLNLLAKQYAAPGPFDAIFCRNVMIYFDQTTQQEILRRFVPLLKPDGLLFAGHSENFSHLERSFTLRGQTVYALSKD encoded by the coding sequence ATGACATCATCTCTGCCCTGCGGGCAAACGTCTTTATTGTTACAGATGACCGAGCGCCTGGCGCTTTCCGACGCGCATTTTCGGCGGATAAGTCAATTGATCTATCAACGTGCGGGGATAGTCCTGGCGGACCACAAACGCGACATGGTTTACAACCGCCTGGTGCGCCGTTTGCGCTCGCTGGGGCTTGCAGACTTCGGCCATTATCTGAATTTACTGGAATCTAATCAGCACAGCGGCGAGTGGCAGGCGTTTATTAATTCGCTGACTACAAACCTGACGGCATTTTTCCGCGAGGGGCATCATTTCCCATTGCTCGCGGAGCACGCCCGCCACGCCTCTGGTGAATATCGCGTATGGAGTGCGGCGGCATCGACAGGTGAAGAACCGTACAGCATTGCGATGACGCTGGCGGACACGCTGGGCACCGCGCCCGGACGCTGGAAAGTGTTCGCTAGCGATATCGACACCGAAGTGCTGGAGAAAGCCAGAAGCGGCATTTATCGCCATGAAGAGCTGAAAAACCTGACGCCGCAACAACTCCAGCGCTACTTCATGCGCGGCACGGGGCCGCATCAAGGGCTGGTGCGTGTGCGTCAGGCACTGGCGAACTCTATCGATTTTTCCCCGCTGAATTTGCTGGCGAAACAGTACGCTGCGCCGGGGCCGTTCGATGCGATCTTCTGTCGTAACGTCATGATCTACTTCGATCAAACGACCCAGCAGGAGATTTTGCGCCGCTTTGTACCGCTGCTTAAGCCCGACGGATTATTGTTTGCGGGTCACTCTGAAAACTTTAGCCACCTTGAGCGCAGCTTCACATTGCGTGGACAGACGGTGTATGCGCTAAGTAAGGATTAA
- the motB gene encoding flagellar motor protein MotB, producing MKNQAHPIIVVKRRKAKSHGAAHGSWKIAYADFMTAMMAFFLVMWLISISSPKELIQIAEYFRTPLATAVTGGDRISNSESPIPGGGDDFTQSQGEVNKQPNIEELKKRMEQSRLRKLRGDLDQLIESDPKLRAMRPHLKIDLVQEGLRIQIIDSQNRPMFKTGSADVEPYMRDILRAIAPVLNGIPNRISLSGHTDDFPYANGEKGYSNWELSTERANASRRELMVGSLADGKILRVVGMAATMRLSDRGPDDAINRRISLLVLNKQAEQAILHENAESQNEPVSVLEKPGVTPQVSVSTMPSAEPR from the coding sequence ATGAAGAATCAAGCGCATCCGATTATTGTCGTCAAACGACGCAAAGCGAAATCCCACGGCGCAGCACATGGTTCGTGGAAGATTGCTTATGCTGACTTTATGACCGCGATGATGGCTTTTTTTCTGGTGATGTGGCTTATCTCCATCTCCAGCCCAAAAGAGCTGATTCAGATTGCGGAATACTTCCGTACGCCGCTGGCGACAGCGGTAACGGGCGGCGATCGAATTTCTAATAGCGAAAGCCCAATTCCCGGCGGCGGTGATGATTTCACCCAAAGCCAGGGCGAAGTGAATAAGCAGCCGAACATTGAAGAACTTAAAAAACGCATGGAGCAAAGTCGGCTGCGGAAATTGCGTGGCGATCTCGACCAGCTTATTGAATCAGACCCGAAACTACGGGCGATGCGTCCACACCTTAAAATCGATCTGGTACAGGAAGGTTTACGCATCCAGATAATTGATAGCCAGAATCGCCCGATGTTTAAAACTGGTAGTGCTGATGTCGAGCCCTATATGCGCGACATTCTGCGCGCCATTGCGCCGGTGCTGAACGGTATTCCTAACCGTATCAGCCTTTCAGGCCATACCGATGATTTCCCTTACGCCAATGGTGAGAAAGGTTACAGCAACTGGGAGCTTTCCACTGAGCGCGCCAATGCGTCGCGCCGTGAGCTAATGGTGGGAAGTCTGGCTGATGGCAAAATTTTACGTGTTGTCGGCATGGCGGCGACCATGCGCTTAAGCGATCGCGGCCCGGATGATGCCATTAATCGTCGAATCAGTCTGTTGGTACTGAATAAACAAGCCGAACAGGCCATTTTGCATGAAAACGCCGAAAGCCAGAATGAGCCAGTAAGCGTCCTGGAAAAACCTGGGGTAACACCGCAGGTCAGTGTTTCCACAATGCCATCAGCCGAACCGAGGTGA
- the motA gene encoding flagellar motor stator protein MotA, which translates to MLILLGYLVVLGTVFGGYLMTGGSLGALYQPAELVIIAGAGIGSFIVGNNGKAIKGTLKALPLLFRRSKYTKAMYMDLLALLYRLMAKSRQMGMFSLERDIENPRESEIFASYPRILADAVMLDFIVDYLRLIISGHMNTFEIEALMDEEIETHENEAEVPANSLALVGDSLPAFGIVAAVMGVVHALGSADRPAAELGALIAHAMVGTFLGILLAYGFISPLASVLRQKSAETSKMMQCVKVTLLSNLNGYAPPIAVEFGRKTLYSSERPSFVELEEHVRAVKNPQQQTTTEEA; encoded by the coding sequence GTGCTTATCTTATTAGGTTACCTGGTTGTTCTCGGTACAGTTTTCGGCGGTTATTTGATGACCGGTGGAAGCCTTGGAGCACTCTATCAACCCGCTGAACTGGTGATTATTGCCGGTGCAGGCATTGGGTCGTTTATCGTCGGCAATAATGGCAAAGCAATCAAAGGTACGCTGAAGGCGCTGCCATTATTGTTTCGTCGCTCTAAATATACCAAAGCAATGTATATGGATTTGCTGGCGCTGCTTTACCGCCTGATGGCGAAATCGCGACAAATGGGCATGTTCTCACTGGAACGCGATATTGAAAATCCACGAGAGAGCGAGATCTTCGCCAGTTATCCGCGCATCCTCGCGGATGCCGTTATGCTGGATTTTATCGTCGATTATCTGCGCCTGATTATCAGCGGCCACATGAATACCTTCGAAATTGAAGCCCTGATGGACGAAGAGATAGAAACGCACGAAAACGAGGCTGAAGTCCCGGCGAACAGCCTGGCGTTGGTCGGAGACTCTCTTCCTGCGTTTGGTATTGTTGCGGCTGTAATGGGGGTGGTGCACGCACTAGGATCAGCCGATCGTCCTGCCGCCGAATTGGGGGCGCTCATCGCACATGCGATGGTGGGGACTTTCCTCGGTATCTTATTGGCTTACGGATTTATTTCCCCGTTGGCGAGTGTTTTGCGCCAGAAAAGCGCCGAAACCAGCAAAATGATGCAGTGCGTCAAAGTCACACTGCTTTCTAATCTGAACGGTTACGCACCGCCTATCGCCGTTGAATTTGGTCGCAAAACGCTCTATTCCAGTGAACGTCCGTCGTTTGTTGAACTGGAAGAGCATGTGCGTGCGGTGAAAAATCCGCAACAGCAGACGACAACCGAGGAAGCATGA
- the cheY gene encoding chemotaxis response regulator CheY has protein sequence MADKELKFLVVDDFSTMRRIVRNLLKELGFNNVEEAEDGADALNKLQAGGYGFVISDWNMPNMDGLELLKTIRADGAMSALPVLMVTAEAKKENIIAAAQAGASGYVVKPFTAATLEEKLNKIFEKLGM, from the coding sequence ATGGCGGATAAAGAGCTTAAATTTTTGGTTGTGGATGACTTTTCCACCATGCGACGCATCGTGCGTAACCTGCTGAAAGAGCTTGGATTTAATAATGTTGAGGAAGCGGAGGATGGCGCCGATGCTCTCAATAAGTTGCAGGCGGGAGGATATGGTTTTGTTATCTCCGACTGGAACATGCCTAACATGGACGGCCTGGAATTGCTGAAAACGATTCGTGCTGATGGCGCGATGTCAGCATTGCCGGTGTTAATGGTGACTGCGGAAGCGAAGAAAGAAAATATTATTGCCGCAGCACAAGCGGGGGCCAGTGGCTACGTAGTTAAGCCATTTACCGCCGCGACGCTGGAGGAAAAACTCAACAAAATCTTTGAGAAACTGGGCATGTGA